From Zea mays cultivar B73 chromosome 3, Zm-B73-REFERENCE-NAM-5.0, whole genome shotgun sequence:
GGACCTAATCCTGTGTATCCATCACATGTCTTTCGTCGAAGGTACATTTCGTAAGTTATGATTAAACTTTCATTTCGAGGTTTGTTTTGTTAATTTTTTGCTTTATTTTCGTTTATAGGTTTCGGATGCATCGTCCTTTGTTCCTACGTATCCTTCGTGCCGTTCAGCGAGAAGACGAATACTTCACTATTCGTTGTGATGCAACAGGTTTAGCAGGGCTTGGTCCATTGCAAAAAGTATGTGCTGCATTGCGTATCCTTGCGTACGGGTTACCAACCGATGCGGTAGATGAGTACATACAGATTGGACAGACTACCGCTAGGGACTGCCTTATCCGTTTTTGTCGCGCAATCATATCTTCCTTTAGCGAACGATACCTTCGTATCCCTAACCACGACGACATTGCTCGCATACTACGTGTAAACGCCGACAGGGGGTTTCCTGGTATGCTAGGCTCTATCGATTGTATGCATTGGGAATGGCGCAACTGTCCTACTGCATGGCGTGGACAGTTTTGTGGGCGCAATTCTAGGCCAACAATGATACTAGAGGCAGTCGCTGGGTACGATTTGTGGATTTGGCATGCCTTCTTTGGAATGCCTGGTACCAACAATGATCTCAACGTGCTTCATCGGTCACCTGTGTTTGATCCGTTACGTAATGGGACGATGCCACCAGTGCACTTCACTATTAATGGGACTACTTACAATTTCGGATACTACTTAGCAGATGGCATATATCCAAATTGGCCTACCTTTGTAAAAGCTATTCGCCACGCATTTGAGGAGAAAAAGGTTCACTTTACAACCAAGCAAGAGAGTTGTCGAAAAGACATTGAGCGAGCTTTTGGAGTTTTGCAGGCAAGGTGGGCTGTTCTACGTGGACCTGCTTATGGTTGGGATCGTAATCACCTCGCTGAGATGATGACTGCTTGCATTattatgcacaacatgattgtcgAGGACGAAGGAGATGGTGTAGTTAATGTCGACTTCATTGGCCCCTCAGGGCCCCCTGAACCGTGCAACAATACTGGTGAGGGCCGCAACGAGTGGCTGAACAATCATATCCGCTCCGAGTTACCCAACGATCCGGACCTGGACATCACTTGTCAGGCAACATACTTGTCTTTACAGCACGACCTCATAGAACACCTCTGGGCTCGTCGAGGCGCCATGGGTTGATGCATTTTTTCCGAATTATGTGCTACACCAATGTTGTTTACTTTTAATTATGAACTAAATGATGTGTACCAGGATTAGTAGTCGTATGTGCTTTGTATGTCCGTAGTTCAGAAGTCATGGTTCCTTGTAAGTGTAATGGCTCTGGTACAAATAAGTTTGAATATGGTTGCTAACCTCAAGTAATGTATCATAATCCTTATTATCAATATCAATAATGTCAAATTAAACAATGTTCAAAAACCAAGCTGATTAACTCAAACAACTAACGAATTGTTCAACCAGTCTAAAATAGACATGTCCAAACACAGAGGAGCACGGGTCGCCGATACAAAGGTGACAAACACCTTATCAAATACAGTATTACTCGTCACACAGGATTGTTGATGAAATATTCCATTAAACCTTGCTTCATCGCCGTGTATACAGCTCTCATCTCTTCTGGTAAAGCATCCATATCCATGGCAAAAAGTTTGTTGAGCTCTTCAACCTTTTGCTTCCTATCTTCCATCTTCAATTTTTTTTCCTGCACTTCTATTTCCTTGGACTGAACCTCCAACTTCTTCAGTTCAACTTCCTTCATGAACTCAATGTTCTGTTGTTTCAGCTCTGATTTTTCTTCACTTTGCTTCAATCTTGCTATCTGAATGTCATGGATTTTTGACAGGTAGTCAGTAGATTGGGATGCACTGGACATTGACTTCTTCCTTGATGCTTTCGTTGAGTCACGTCCTAATGGTCTCTTGCCTTTTGAACCACCTTCATCAGTGTGTACTTCATTAACAGAACCTGTAGGTGTAAGACTACGTACTGGCTCGGTCCCCGCATTGCCTCTCCAGGGGCTGCCATGAACCATGGCATCCCATTTGGGTTCGTTTTTCAGGCGAGTCCAGCAGTGCATGAAATGGAATGGCTTTTTCTGTGATGTTGCATACAAAGATGCAGCTTTCGAAGTCTACAAAAGATGTATTACCACTTGTCAGTGCACAAATAACATTACGTTCACATGTACCATGACCATACATTTAGTTTCACAACTGAATATAAATGTACCTTGTCGTTATCTGTAAGGCCACTTTGGTTTTCCCTGAGGACTCTTGCGTAGAATCCGGCAAATTTCCCTGTTTCAGCTCTTATTTTTTCCCACCTGCTGCTGAGAGCCCTATTAAGTCTCAATGGAAACTCACCTCTAAGGTCATTGTACCTTTTCTCTATTCTAGCCCACAAACCCTCCTTCCTCTGCCCTGTGCTAATCACTGGGTCACTACTAATCTCTAACCATGTTTTGCAAAGCAACAGGTCTTCATCAGGTTTGAAGTTCTGTTCCTTCGTCCTCCTAAATGTCCCTGGTGTATCTGACGGCTTGCTAGGGCTGTTAACTTCCTGGATGTTGTGTTCTGCTTCGGATTCAAAGGGTATAGGGTCAGTCTGGTGGGTAACATGGGTGGGCACCGGTGGACATGGAATGGGTGGTACCAATTGTGGTTGACTGAAACCTGTTTGTGTAGGAGGACCCCCAGGAGTTGTCATACCAAAATATGGGTTCCATGGTGTACGAAAGGTATATCCAGATGGGTCATTAGGGCCCTGGGACCAGGTAGGATTTGTCATATGGCAATTTGAAGGATTAGTAAATGTTGAAGCCTGTGTTGGGTCGAACCCTTGGGGCTGCCACATCTGAGGATCCCACATGGGTGGGGGGAAAATTTGGTTACCTGTATTGGGGCTGGCAGCAGGTGGTCGATAAGGATTGTTTGAGTTGTTGTCAGCCATTCTGGAATGAAATACATAAATACATTAAGTTGGACAACACATAACAAACTTGAACTGTAAAAGTCACACTTCAAAGCATTGCAAATCAGCTTGAGACAATACGAACAACAGGATGAAGCATTGGAAATAAGTTGACTACAAAAGGATAAAGCATCCCACAACAGGTTCGTACATAAGTAAGATAAGCTTCAACCATACGTACATCGGTTACGCATGCATCAAACAGATACCACACAAGTTCCTACTTTATTTGGATGCATTAGTACTACGACGACCAGGTTCTACGTACCATTATTACAGGTTCCAAATGCTATACCTAGTGGACCTGTCGGAGTCGTAGGAGTCATTGTCACTGGCGTCATACAATTCTGGTGAGGATGGGGGGGTGAAAGTTATTTGTCTGGGCACGGGCTTGGCATCCTGAGCAAGGTTAATTTGTTCCTCCATCCTATCCTTCTCTGGGTCAGACCTTGCTTTGCTCTCAATTGCATCCTGCTCCATCAGGTCTACCTCTTTTCCAATAGCAAGTAGAGCATTCAGAAGGTAATGCTCGTCACCCAAATGACGGAAAGCCTCTTCTAAAAAGGTCCTAATATTGACTGCACGACTTTCCACTGAGGATGCAAGATTCAGGACCAAGTTTTGCAGCAGTTTGGCATCATGGCTGCTCATGTTGATTTCAATCGTCAAGCAGTTCCTCCTTGGCTAGACAAGGTGCATAGATGAAAAAATTAGGGGCAGTACCGTTACTATTTGGGTAACTTGAAGTGTTAATGTCAGTTAGGAAACAAATGTTGGTACGAATGCAATAAACAAATGTGGCAAAGTTATAAACTAAAATGTTGTTGCAATTTACCAACAATTGTTGGTTGCAATGTCTATGCAGTGTAAATTAAATAAATATTTGAAGCTGCATAACAAACATGGAAGCGAAAAAGGATTTAGAACCTCAGTTAGTTGCATGCAATGCTTAGTGATGTAACAAACAAAGGGGTTGTATGTTAACTAAGTGGTGTTCATAAGCAGACTATCCCTGGCTTGGTCCATTTGGTACTTGCTTACAAAAAACAAACTTGCATAACAAACATGGAAGCACAGACAACATAC
This genomic window contains:
- the LOC109945327 gene encoding uncharacterized protein, whose amino-acid sequence is MESLKSLVLSSSSDDSDDEIDTLLLAQHVDHLVQGATSTRRRRSSLPRRVIHRDHAAGENLIKHHYFGPNPVYPSHVFRRRFRMHRPLFLRILRAVQREDEYFTIRCDATGLAGLGPLQKVCAALRILAYGLPTDAVDEYIQIGQTTARDCLIRFCRAIISSFSERYLRIPNHDDIARILRVNADRGFPGMLGSIDCMHWEWRNCPTAWRGQFCGRNSRPTMILEAVAGYDLWIWHAFFGMPGTNNDLNVLHRSPVFDPLRNGTMPPVHFTINGTTYNFGYYLADGIYPNWPTFVKAIRHAFEEKKVHFTTKQESCRKDIERAFGVLQARWAVLRGPAYGWDRNHLAEMMTACIIMHNMIVEDEGDGVVNVDFIGPSGPPEPCNNTGEGRNEWLNNHIRSELPNDPDLDITCQATYLSLQHDLIEHLWARRGAMG